A stretch of Sinorhizobium meliloti DNA encodes these proteins:
- a CDS encoding accessory factor UbiK family protein, with protein sequence MSTGANRILDDLARLMTDAAGAAQGVRREVEAAFRAQTENWLNSLDVVKREEFEAVKEMAARARDENDALLARIEALEARLAATGPAAADITTGK encoded by the coding sequence ATGAGCACAGGCGCCAACCGTATTCTCGATGATCTCGCCCGGCTGATGACGGATGCGGCGGGCGCGGCCCAAGGGGTGCGGCGCGAGGTCGAGGCGGCATTCCGGGCGCAAACCGAAAACTGGTTGAATTCGCTCGATGTCGTGAAGCGCGAGGAGTTCGAGGCGGTCAAGGAAATGGCCGCGCGGGCACGGGACGAAAACGACGCTCTCCTTGCTCGCATCGAAGCGCTGGAAGCACGTTTGGCCGCGACCGGCCCGGCGGCCGCCGACATCACGACGGGCAAGTAA
- a CDS encoding class I SAM-dependent methyltransferase, with translation MTNPLADKIEALIRTNGPISVTDYFSLCLADPQHGYYRVREPFGRAGDFTTAPEISQLFGEMIGIFLVHAWQQHGTPGDAIIAEIGPGRGTMMSDMLRVIRRLAPALYRTATVHLVETSDRLRRLQAETLAEHEGKVRWHESFDSLPSGFLLLAANELFDAIPIRQFVRTAQGFRERMVGLDAEGRLTFAAGIAGIDPALLPSPAPAVAEGTIFEISPARDAVMAALCERLRAGGGTAIIIDYGHLATGYGDTLQAVRNHEYDPPLANPGLADLTSHVDFEQLASRAKAEGVQINGLARQGDFLVGLGLLERASTLGRDKDETTQESIRDDVERLAGSGAGKMGELFKVLVVSSPEVALAPFRKKAP, from the coding sequence ATGACGAATCCTCTCGCCGACAAGATCGAGGCGCTGATCCGGACCAATGGGCCGATCAGCGTGACCGACTATTTCTCCCTCTGCCTTGCCGATCCGCAGCACGGCTATTATCGCGTCCGCGAACCGTTCGGACGGGCGGGCGACTTCACCACCGCACCGGAAATCAGCCAGCTCTTCGGCGAGATGATCGGTATATTCCTCGTGCATGCATGGCAGCAGCACGGCACGCCTGGGGACGCGATTATCGCCGAGATCGGTCCGGGCCGCGGCACGATGATGTCCGACATGCTCCGCGTCATCCGGCGGCTGGCGCCGGCACTGTACCGGACAGCGACCGTTCATCTCGTCGAAACCAGCGACCGGCTTCGCAGGCTGCAGGCCGAGACCTTGGCCGAACACGAAGGCAAGGTCCGCTGGCATGAGAGCTTCGACAGCCTCCCCTCCGGATTCCTGCTCCTGGCTGCGAACGAACTTTTCGACGCAATTCCGATCCGTCAGTTCGTGCGGACCGCACAAGGGTTCCGTGAGCGCATGGTCGGCCTCGATGCGGAGGGCCGATTGACCTTTGCTGCAGGCATTGCCGGCATTGATCCCGCATTGCTGCCCTCTCCCGCGCCAGCCGTCGCGGAAGGCACGATCTTCGAGATCTCCCCCGCCCGCGACGCGGTGATGGCCGCGCTCTGCGAGCGCCTCCGCGCCGGCGGCGGCACGGCGATCATTATCGACTACGGCCATCTGGCGACCGGCTACGGCGACACGCTGCAGGCCGTCCGCAATCACGAATATGATCCGCCGCTTGCCAATCCCGGTCTCGCCGACCTGACCAGCCACGTCGATTTCGAGCAATTGGCGAGCCGTGCGAAAGCGGAGGGCGTGCAGATCAACGGACTTGCCCGTCAGGGTGATTTCCTGGTCGGCCTCGGCCTCCTGGAACGCGCCTCGACCCTCGGCCGGGACAAGGACGAGACGACTCAGGAAAGCATCCGCGACGATGTCGAGCGGCTTGCGGGCTCCGGCGCGGGAAAGATGGGAGAGCTGTTCAAGGTGCTGGTGGTAAGCAGTCCGGAAGTCGCCTTGGCGCCCTTCCGGAAGAAGGCGCCTTAG
- the lgt gene encoding prolipoprotein diacylglyceryl transferase, which yields METIATRLAILPFPEIDPVIFTIGPLAVRWYGLAYVAGILLGWLYARRIIQNASLWRNGTAPFNLAQLDDFLLWAAGGIVLGGRIGYILFYDLGSILENPVRAIQIWNGGMSFHGGLLGTTLAIIIFARRNAIPLWSLFDVVAAVVPIGLFFGRIANFINGELWGRLSSMPWAVVFPTGGPFARHPSQLYEAALEGIVLLVVLAWFVYRRRALKMPGLVTGIFVCGYAASRIFVEFFREPDAQIGYLAGDWLTMGMVLSLPMALVGIWAIARARSAAAAA from the coding sequence TTGGAAACAATCGCGACCCGCCTCGCCATCCTACCCTTCCCCGAAATCGACCCCGTCATCTTCACGATAGGGCCGCTCGCCGTGCGCTGGTACGGGCTGGCCTATGTCGCGGGTATACTGCTCGGATGGCTCTATGCGCGCCGCATAATCCAGAACGCTTCGCTCTGGCGCAACGGCACCGCCCCCTTCAACCTGGCACAGCTCGACGACTTCCTGCTCTGGGCGGCCGGCGGCATCGTGCTTGGCGGGCGCATCGGCTACATCCTCTTCTACGATCTCGGCTCCATCCTCGAGAATCCCGTCCGCGCGATCCAGATATGGAACGGCGGCATGTCCTTCCATGGGGGCCTTCTCGGCACGACCCTGGCGATAATCATCTTTGCGCGAAGGAACGCGATCCCCCTCTGGAGCCTGTTCGACGTCGTGGCAGCAGTGGTGCCGATCGGGCTCTTCTTCGGGCGCATCGCCAATTTCATCAATGGAGAACTCTGGGGCCGCCTGTCCTCGATGCCCTGGGCGGTCGTCTTCCCGACGGGAGGCCCCTTCGCCCGTCATCCGAGTCAGCTTTACGAGGCGGCCCTGGAGGGCATTGTGCTTCTCGTCGTGCTCGCCTGGTTCGTCTATCGCCGCAGAGCCCTGAAAATGCCCGGCCTCGTCACCGGCATCTTCGTCTGCGGCTATGCTGCGAGCCGCATTTTCGTGGAGTTCTTCCGCGAACCGGACGCACAGATCGGCTATCTTGCCGGAGACTGGCTTACCATGGGCATGGTGCTTTCACTGCCGATGGCACTGGTCGGTATCTGGGCCATTGCGCGGGCGCGCAGCGCGGCTGCCGCCGCTTGA
- a CDS encoding YbjN domain-containing protein, with the protein MSLLEMEAERQSNPVDMIEFVAANNDWSFERSGEDEIAMTVEGRWADYHVSFSWMEEFEALHLACAFDIKVPDSRANEVIRLLSHINGQVLMGHFDLWRQEEVIIFRQSLLLAGGAEPTNQQVEVLLSNALDACESYFQAFQFVVWSGMDAQRAVDAVLFETVGEA; encoded by the coding sequence ATGAGCCTTTTGGAAATGGAAGCCGAGCGCCAGTCCAACCCGGTCGATATGATCGAGTTCGTTGCCGCGAACAATGACTGGTCCTTCGAGCGATCCGGCGAAGACGAGATCGCCATGACCGTCGAAGGCAGGTGGGCGGACTACCATGTTTCCTTTTCCTGGATGGAGGAGTTCGAGGCGCTGCATCTGGCGTGCGCCTTCGACATCAAGGTGCCGGACAGCCGCGCAAACGAGGTGATCCGGCTTCTGTCCCACATCAACGGTCAGGTGCTGATGGGTCATTTCGATCTTTGGCGCCAAGAAGAAGTCATCATCTTCCGGCAATCTCTGTTGCTCGCCGGTGGAGCGGAACCGACGAACCAGCAGGTCGAGGTGCTCCTTTCGAACGCGCTCGACGCCTGCGAGTCCTATTTCCAGGCGTTCCAGTTCGTCGTTTGGTCGGGCATGGATGCGCAGCGCGCGGTCGACGCGGTATTGTTCGAGACCGTTGGGGAGGCATGA